The Asterias rubens chromosome 1, eAstRub1.3, whole genome shotgun sequence genome segment TAGGTGCTTTACAAATGTGCTTTACACATGCCTTCATATGGGTTGTGATTTCACCTTGCACCAATGTGTGTGTGGTAAATGCGCCCTAATGTGGTTTTATTTACTTGAATATGAGAGAAGAAAGCAAAGATGTGAACATCGTGATCTACAAGTCTATCACCATTTTTATGTCAACAGCTGCCCCATGTGATTATGATATGGTGTTTCAGAGCAATACATCCAGCCAGTCTGTCACCATAGAGCAAGCCGTGGAGGAGAGCCTGCAAGCTTTCACCCTGTCCCTGTGGATTCGAAGCACCCTCTCGCCGACAACCGATGCAGTAATACTGTCCTACATGGCACCAGGTAGTAGCCCAACACTTCAAGCAGCTGAGTTTGCCATCAGTGATCCTCGGGCTCTGACTATCTTTATCAAGGGGTAAGTGTCAGCTGGTGGTAACCCACCAGAGTTGATCACTCTACGCATCTACACGATCCAACTTTCCTGGTTTGGCCGCATagtgagaaagaaaaacaacagacTCCCAAAATGCATCCTACATGAAACAGTAACCGGAAAAAAATAGATGGGGTAGGCCCCGGGAGATGGGAAACAGACATCAGCGCTAACAGCACCTTCTACCTGGAACACAAAGAGCGCAAGATAGGCAAGATAGGAAGAGTGAAAATTCAAGGAGCCAATGTCCTGTGATATATGTTGCAAGATTGCTTGATTGATTGAAGGGTAATTTACCTGTTGTTAATGAGGTTTTTTCTGTTTATTGATCAATGGCCTCACAGTGGACTTGAATGAAACATACACTAATGCACATTGTTTTCTCAACACTGTATTTCTTTGTAAGTGTCTCATATAAAAACTATGCCCTTGTATTTATGTTTGTACCCTAGATACCAGTATTCCACGTTGGTCAGTGTAAACGACGATCATTGGCATCATCTTGCCGTCTCTTGGAATGAACACGGAGGGAATCTGATAATCTATACAGATGGTCATGTAGTCCAGAACCAACATCTTATAAGACCTGGTCGCCGTATCGATAGAGGAGGGAAATTCACACTTGGAGAGATACATGGCTCAGGTGAGTTGCAAATTGATTATATatgagcccttttcacactactctatccCTGGGGTTAAATAACAACtggcccttttcacactatgatcGTTTTATACCCCTGGTCTGACCCTGGTTTACCCCGGCAAATGGGTATACCCCTGGTCTGACCCTGGTTTACCCCGGCAAATGGGTATACCCCAGGGATTAGCCACCCCTGCTCCGGAATAagggtaagcggtaaaaccctgTGTATTCTTGAAACCTGCAACCGGACCCAGTGGAATAGGGACACATTGTGAAAAGTGCACAGGGATAACCATGGGGTAAattaatttgggaggctaatcctccttactcgcagctaagagctgaattgcgaaggttgggctacaacgtgttcgagaagcaggtaTGTAAGGGCGCCTTtgggcagccagccacatcaacccaatatgaccatggagcacggCCAGAGAGATCAAAAGCGTCTGATTTtgcccgagggaggaaaacctggatggtctggaaaacccttgtgacacagcagagaaccaacgcacaactcaactcacatatggccctggccttgtatcgaaccagggtcaccttgatGCTGAGAGGCAAGCACTTTACGCAAAAGCCAACCATGCCCCCAAACAAGTCCTGAGGCCTCTCCAGGGCTTTATTCAACGGGGATAAGGGATACAGTATGTTAGTGGACTATGATCTTTTTGACTGGTTGTGATGCCGCAAATACAAGCACCTCTTGCAAAAAATTGTAGTCTTTCCTGAACAATATTGGTTCACAGACAAGTTAATACACCACGACATGACCTAATACAGCTGATTGTTTGTAAAGTAAGAGGGGATAGTTATCAAATGTTTGAGCagttctgtattgttttaaaacagcATCCACTAGTAAGCTACATAGTGCAGTAAGTGGTGTAAACATGTGGGATACAGCATTAGATGGGTCAGTGATTAGCAACCTTGCTAGTGCCTGTGGCTCTGTAAACCCTGGTAATGTCATCACAGCAGCTGACTTCCTCCAGACAGCCTCCCTTGGAAGAGTCCAGATTCAGAACCCCTCACAGTGTGACGGTTAAAGATACTTGGTtttgtgttgtttattttatttatttatttatttttattttaaatcttcggacataatgggagactttctgggacgatagagggcagcagacttaccgggtaaatccattgttctcagaattatgcgcatgttcagaactacgtaaacaatggaaatttacccggtatgtctgctgccacctagcgttggaaagtctcctattctttgttggcaggggctgTCCAGGGTGAGGCAAAAGTTAAacaaactgtcatcaaagcgatGAGCCCTCCACACTATGTGTTACAACTCTCTAGTGATCTCGGTCTGGTACCANNNNNNNNNNNNNNNNNNNNNNNNNNNNNNNNNNNNNNNNNNNNNNNNNNNNNNNNNNNNNNNNNNNNNNNNNNNNNNNNNNNNNNNNNNNNNNNNNNNNNNNNNNNNNNNNNNNNNNNNNNNNNNNNNNNNNNNNNNNNNNNNNNNNNNNNNNNNNNNNNNNNNNNNNNNNNNNNNNNNNNNNNNNNNNNNNNNNNNNNNNNNNNNNNNNNNNNNNNNNNNNNNNNNNNNNNNNNNNNNNNNNNNNNNNNNNNNNNNNNNNNNNNNNNNNNNNNNNNNNNNNNNNNNNNNNNNNNNNNNNNNNNNNNNNNNNNNNNNNNNNNNNNNNNNNNNNNNNNNNNNNNNNNNNNNNNNNNNNNNNNNNNNNNNNNNNNNNNNNNNNNNNNNNNNNNNNNNNNNNNNNNNNNNNNNNNNNNNNNNNNNNNNNNNNNNNNNNNNNNNNNNNNNNNNNNNNNNNNNNNNNNNNNNNNNNNNNNNNNNNNNNNNNNNNNNNNNNNNNNTGAAGCTCTGACTGAGACGACCCTGAATAACAGGAATACCGGAGCTCACACTGATGGCGGTCTGTGAAACGATTACGGTGCCTAGAGAGAAAAAGAAGGAGTGTTACCAGACCGTAAATATAGCATGCCTGTTTCCACTAACTACAATCATTTGTAGTGTATTTAAAGTGAGGCTGGTGGGAAAATAAGTCTGGTGCCATATATTAATATGTAAGCTTTCAGGTAAAAGCTTCAATGATCaaccttattttatttttttcccctgcattttttaaagggttgacattagttttttgtttctttttcagacagttcttttaaatgatttatcTCACCAGtgaaaaattacaaatataCCCAGTGAATGCAAAGCTGATCACTATGGTCGAAGGACAacacttttttatattttgttataaaacaacaacactgtAAATAAATCATCCATTTAATAACGAGGGTAAATGCCTACCTATTTCACAGTTGACTCCGCTGAAGTCTAGGAGACAGGTGCACTGGTACCCATTGGTCCCAGTGCTGCCGATTCTATTACAAAAACCCCCATTTTGACATGGATTAACCCAACAAGGATCAGGATCTAAagttttagtaaaaaaaacaaaaaaacatggagTTTAATTATAGGCGCACAGGTGACCCATTCAATAGTGCCAATCACGTATCATTTGTCAAATAATCTTGAGGCACAATTCAGGACCAATTCCATTTCACGAGCCGAAGCCATGTTAAATGAAAAAGATCCAGATTTTATCGAGTGAGTAAAATGCATAAAttattaactgttttttataacacATAGAtctttaaaatttgatttttgtttttcacaatgaaGTTATAAACTAAAAATATACACTGAAGCGTGTCGTTCTTGTTAGTGTTACTCTCATTACAATACATACAATATGGTAACAAATGTGAAACCAGAGGTGAAACATCacatttttaatgaatatttaaaacacttttaaaaaagaGACGTTGTGCAAAGCACTGTGACTAGGCAGAAATGCATACTATCTGAATTGTGTTCACTGTAAATATACAGTGTAACACACTCGCACTACATAATAAGGTTTATCAAGATTCAGAACCGCAGTGCTTTGTGGGAAGGcatatggggcagtttgctatgcgaTGTATGTTGTCGTGCACGACTCGCGCCAGATCGCCTATATCTTTGTGGAAATTGTGCGGGTTCAACAGCCCcctcttttgatattttgctattggcgataaaccttatgagcTCAGGAAGAACCAGTGCGTCCCCAATCATGCCTATAATTTTGGGCTGGGTCTCATTAATATCAATTTtgaaagaatgaaaaaaaatacagaacttTTGCCCCCACCAAAGCTTTAGCCCAGTAATAATTATATTGTCGGCCTCCAACAATTTATGGGTCTACCCTTATCACTGATAATATCAGTTAACCATGTTTACAAGAATGTTGAGCGGGAGGATAACATTTAAATTGATTTCAAAGGTTgcatagttattatcataactGGGGCAGGGGATTTTACACACTGAGTGCACACAAGTGCCGTCATCTTCATCAAACGGAAACATTGTTTTTAGAGAAAGTATTTGTTGGTGACTTACCGGCTTCATATCTGATTGAAAAGCCTCCACTTGGAACATTGAAGTCTGTATACCAGTACAACACTACCTGGTTAGTGTTGAATGTTTGTGGAGCGATTTGGTCAGTTCCAATATACGTCCTAAAAAGcacaagaaaatacaaatgtGTCAAGTTTTAGCAGCCGACatccagcaaaaaaaaactaatgttcaataacagcgccctctgttgacctcTGTCAACAGAAATCGTTCCTCTGTCTGTCTGCTCTGGCCTATGTCACTCTGTTTAGTTTGAAGCACagtcacataattattttttgtcggcaattattattaatttgagtGCAAAATAATCAATTATGCTCTCTTGACAGCAGACAATGAGTGTAGTCTTTTTAGCAGGTTGTGTGTATTGTCATCttcatacaaaatataaaatggaAAGCTTATTTTCCCCCaatattaaatattgttttgttttgttctgctTTTGTTAAGATcatcttcccatcaaggaaCTCGGCAGAAACTCCAGGGGAATATAAACACCAAGATGGTAACAGCCAATCCCTCTCATACAACAAAGTTTATGATCATGTACGTCTATAATTATGAGTTGCACACAAGATAGGGATTCATTCTACTGCGGCAAAACTTATTGTAGTCATTGTACAATCAAAAGGTTAGCTAGgtgaggattcgaacccacaaccattACAAGTCCTGCACCAATGGACATACAACAgaagtgcgttttggcgaccccaaccagaaactttggtcatcggttgagcgttttcgcgtgttcggttgagcgcggtgacgatgctgttcagaccaaccgacTTGCTGAgttggttgggctttggttggggtcgccaaaacgaaCCCCTGGTGTCATTTAAATTTTAGCATGTCCTGTTATCACGACCTTCGTGATCTTGAGTTTGTCAACTTGCTTGCTCACCGTAGATCTGATGATTGATCATTCACTGTGGTGCCAGGATAGATGATCAACCCATCTTTATGATTCTCAGAAAGGAAGACGTCAAAGAAAAAAGTAATCGACTCGGCCGAAGGTATCCGAACGATGTAGAAACAGTCTTCGTTGTCATTCGGCGGCAGTGGGAAGTTTGTCGTGGTAATGACGCCAGAGTCACTGTAGAAATTACTGCCACACTCTTTAGCTgtataaataattgtatttttataataaaaaaattgaagagGTATTTTAACGCTGATTATCTCATAACAAACTAAacattaactttgttttatttgttcccTATATAGCTCTGTCAATGACGTAGTTTGACATATCGACAAGAGTTCATTTGATTGGGAACTCCGCCGCTAATTCGTCATGTCGTAACACTCGTCGtgaacaatcattttgaaagaaaatttatAAAAAGACAGTGTCAGAAAGGTGTTTAAGACTGGGATTTCAACTCAGAAACTGTCTCGAGTTTGTTCCCAAATTGT includes the following:
- the LOC117295485 gene encoding fibropellin-1-like; amino-acid sequence: MSTRPLRKQLSWLLLGILLATTSTSQAQNNPCQQSQQLCLNGAICRPAYLNPGYICECQGSWQGQNCEQRLPGLSPSIPKECGSNFYSDSGVITTTNFPLPPNDNEDCFYIVRIPSAESITFFFDVFLSENHKDGLIIYPGTTVNDQSSDLRTYIGTDQIAPQTFNTNQVVLYWYTDFNVPSGGFSIRYEADPDPCWVNPCQNGGFCNRIGSTGTNGYQCTCLLDFSGVNCEIGTVIVSQTAISVSSGIPVIQGRLTPANKE